A segment of the Bacillus sp. es.034 genome:
TGGACCTCAACAAGAAGCTCTTTTTGAATACGATTTAAAATATCCAGACCACGGCGTCCGCGATTTCTCTTCAATACATCAGAAGAGTCGGCAATATGCTGGAGCTCTTCCAATACGAATTGAGGAATCACCACGATTCCTTCTAAAAATCCTGTTTGACAGATATCCGCGATACGTCCGTCAATGATCACGCTCGTATCCAATATCTTAAGGGTCTTCACACCCTCTTCATCCAAATCCTCATCCGTCCCTTTTTTCTTACCTCGATTTGCCGTGCCGAATAGATTGACCAATTCATCCCTTTTCTTAAATCCAACCTGGAAACCTAGATATCCAAGAATCAATGTTAATAGAATGGGAATGACCGTGTTGACGATTGGAATCTCCATTTGATTGAAGGGGATCCCAAACAAATACGCAACAAATAAACCGATAATAAGGCCTAAACTGCCAAATAACAAATCCGTTACTGGTGCCTTTACCAAGCTATCTTCAAACCACTTGACGAAATTGACGACATACTCGACTGCCCAAAACGTAAGAATATAAAAAATGATGGCACCA
Coding sequences within it:
- a CDS encoding PIN/TRAM domain-containing protein, which encodes MLKRIVQACFLIVGGTLGIFLLPELFTVINLSDIPLINNPYMTAIFGAIIFYILTFWAVEYVVNFVKWFEDSLVKAPVTDLLFGSLGLIIGLFVAYLFGIPFNQMEIPIVNTVIPILLTLILGYLGFQVGFKKRDELVNLFGTANRGKKKGTDEDLDEEGVKTLKILDTSVIIDGRIADICQTGFLEGIVVIPQFVLEELQHIADSSDVLKRNRGRRGLDILNRIQKELLVEVQIYEGDFEEIQEVDSKLVKLAKLTNGIVVTNDFNLNKVCDLQGVQVLNINDLANAVKPVVLPGEELKVQVIKDGKEHNQGIAYLDDGTMIVVEEGRNYIGKYIDVLVTSVLQTSAGRMIFAKPKQLEKAL